A genomic window from Purpureocillium takamizusanense chromosome 2, complete sequence includes:
- a CDS encoding uncharacterized protein (BUSCO:EOG09260NHB~COG:S~EggNog:ENOG503NVW7) — MDQQQHSTSKVTVEYFDPHNVYRLVAPGLVGRLPLRNLHWQSHAGPLRSIDSLHVDLVEEGDDARAPDSNNPAPASLRASESSSSRDDGFQTQQVSGQATASSDIAGERRGSASLHQQPKPPRAPRRHQIPGLRRTPYLKVLFVRCDDNDSYKTAVRAEIREWVKAHTPPSLSSKKASKQEKHDAFEWLIVHVVLPNTAAATQPRSGGAKGDGTGGDKTSSSRWRTGSTPLMEKLRSDFNSSAKGSPDRVAQIRIGINDVPYDQLPRVVPAVPSGYSETEHDAENAWNDLVNKFKGLILSSFDQRVTQYEEDIKEKDGQRSLPGWNFCTFFILKEGLARGFESVGLVEDALVGYDELSVGLDAVLHEQAASGSPESHGGAMLAHTDELKCAARAALTAAAGEDGDAGAAENLQSAAPGHDLSAIIVSSTKKPYRDMILANKVSVFDFRCYLFARQVSLLLRLGNAWVTRDELMGKLRDQQESVLHGVAPLAPPASHSQDPENLSMLAEICRRTLEFIPTISQVMRHDIASALAETPLPAQETPIDLDPVASETMDNLVASFAFSVAQQILAQTSTSALPIPPTTLATRDGHEPKSSIPEPKTMLHPARSTSLYGQMPGPPPSPGFFPGPGRRASVSDAETKFLKVGLEELAAQRAELYMLSRSLLDGLGKKRGWSDGWREAPMIGEPGLGGLEDVSLDDDEPTMTSPAQLPSVSDAGIENQILRTATDNTDDFYRLYEILIHKALQHFSVATHRHAVHSCKADMAILKHHLKDYHVAAQYFLETILFFGDSGWSSLELSILVMYCQCLDELQSNDEFVIVALKLLTKACAAERERLEERSALRRRPANTSHPDLSPIQTITRKLFDCAKELTADVKVPLASFFTSVRLSGAPLYQEGRDTCSLFISLYSLLPDTIHIDSARVKATCLDGGPSRELVFEGRGDVKLAPGKNSITVHCNSVVPSTYRISHLGLQASKVYLHFDRDAQQAPPRTADVFKDADVKIFQRTGALDVRIWAAKHICLDKNNSLELELSTGWNTLKSCEIRVRPATGGLRLLTTEAKLVTPSVDFAKAPEAGAFFLGPLVEGATVVLQFPYSVEQDLADVLAKVEVTYVTEASETFYLAKAVTIPVSLALGVNVQDVFKHKALFSRFNVSTATSSPLRLHKSELLDSALFESSFGVPPANAITIFPKQPACLMYRVTRKAGSKPGKRSDRVMHLKLHYRVLQTEVEDLIRESVEAEFSEAPLLQYSKLVTSQVMSEIRRSLQSQDLERAALLDEVTTSFLEAVPWESHFYGLGVMPGSTEDAATKLSAVLRGWQSRNPRIAVPTSTAAELSTILIPVEVPGLSVVHTADMRLHRPATGTFGGINEEAPLVNVNQALPATLHLKWTRAWDTETSKRADQEFSYEVSAPPDTWIIGGRRRGHFVIPGTSSSSSATGYMTSTAETEAEVPLVLMAQREGWLAYPSVEIREITTDASSGQESSQACEVDWRNLGETVRVISERRSVTVSLDASGAGGGPLVLESESLDRGARIVA; from the exons ATggatcagcagcagcactcaACCTCAAAGGTGACGGTCGAGTACTTTGACCCCCACAATGTCTACCGCCTAGTCGCcccgggcctcgtcggccgcctcccgctgcGTAACCTGCACTGGCAGTCCCACGCCGGGCCCCTGCGGTCCATCGACTCCCTCCatgtcgacctcgtcgaggagggcgacgacgcccgcgcccccgacAGCAACAACCCCGCCCCCGCCTCCCTGCGCGCCTCGGagagctcctcgtcccgcgACGATGGCTTCCAGACCCAGCAAGTCAGCGGCCAGGCTACCGCCTCCAGCGACATCGCCGGTGAGAGGCGcggctcggcctcgctgcatcagcagcccaagcccccccgcgctccgcgccgtcaccaGATACCCGGCCTGCGTCGCACGCCCTACCTCAAGGTCCTCTTCGTTCGAtgcgacgacaacgactcATACAAGACGGCCGTCCGCGCTGAGATTCGCGAATGGGTCAAGGCGCACACGCCCCCGTCGCTGAGCTCCAAAAAGGCCAGCAAGCAGGAAAAGCACGACGCCTTCGAATGGCTCATCGTCCACGTTGTCCTCCCCAacaccgccgctgccacccaACCCCGGAGCGGCGGTGCCAAGGGTGACGGCACTGGGGGTGACaagacgtcctcgtcgcggtGGCGCACCGGCTCCACGCCCCTCATGGAAAAGCTTCGCTCCGACTTCAACTCGTCGGCCAAGGGCTCACCCGACCGCGTCGCCCAGATCCGAATCGGCATCAACGATGTCCCCTACGACCAGCTCCCCCGCGTCGTCCCCGCTGTGCCCTCGGGTTACTCCGAGACGGAACACGATGCCGAGAACGCCTGGAACGATCTCGTCAACAAGTTCAAGGGCCTCATACTCAGCTCCTTTGACCAACGCGTCACGCAATACGAGGAAGACATCAAGGAAAAGGACGGCCAGCGCTCGCTCCCGGGCTGGAACTTTTGCACCTTCTTCATCCTCAAGGAAGGCCTGGCCAGGGGCTTCGAGAGCGTCGGCCTGGTAGAGGATGCTCTGGTCGGCTACGATGAGCTCAGTGTTGGCTTAGACGCGGTCCTGCATGAGCAGGCCGCCTCCGGTTCTCCAGAGAGCCACGGCGGGGCGATGTTGGCGCACACGGACGAGCTGAAGTGCGCCGCACGCGCCGCACTCACGGCCGCAGccggcgaagatggcgacgctgGGGCCGCCGAGAATCTCCAGtccgccgccccgggccACGATCTTTCGGCCATCATCGTTAGCTCAACCAAGAAACCTTACCGCGACATGATCCTAGCCAACAAGGTCTCTGTCTTTGACTTTCGATGCTATCTTTTCGCACGGCAAGTCTCCCTGCTGCTCCGTCTGGGCAACGCCTGGGTGACGCGAGACGAGCTGATGGGCAAGCTCCGCGACCAGCAAGAGTCGGTTCTTCACGGAGTTGCGCCGTTGGCACCGCCTGCGAGCCACAGCCAAGACCCGGAGAATCTGTCCATGCTCGCTGAGATTTGTCGACGCACGCTCGAGTTCATACCCACCATTTCCCAAGTCATGCGCCATGACATTGCCTCTGCACTGGCCGAAACGCCCTTGCCTGCTCAAGAGACACCCATCGACCTGGATCCAGTGGCGTCCGAAACCATGGACAACCTCGTCGCCTCCTTTGCTTTCTCCGTCGCGCAGCAAATCCTGGCCCAGACCTCCACCAGCGCGCTGCCCAtaccgccgacgacgttggcCACAAGGGATGGCCACGAGCCCAAGTCGTCCATCCCTGAGCCCAAGACCATGCTGCATCCGGCACGCAGCACTTCCCTCTACGGCCAGATGCCCGGACCGCCACCGAGTCCTGGCTTCTTTCCTggcccggggcggcgggcaagcgTCTCGGACGCCGAGACCAAATTCCTCAAGGTCGGTCTAGAGGagctcgcggcgcagcgagcgGAGCTCTACATGCTCTCACGGAGTCTTCTTGACGGCCTAGGGAAGAAGCGAGGCTGGTCTGATGGCTGGCGCGAGGCCCCCATGATTGGAGAACCAGGTCTCGGCGGTTTGGAGGATGTGagcctcgacgatgacgagcccACGATGACGAGCCCGGCCCAGCTCCCATCAGTGTCGGACGCGGGTATTGAGAACCAGATCCTGCGCACTGCCACCGACAACACCGACGACTTTTATCGCCTGTACGAGATATTGATACACAAGGCACTGCAACATTTTTCTGTGGCTACCCATCGTCACGCTGTCCACTCGTGCAAGGCGGACATGGCCATATTAAAGCACCACCTGAAAGATTATCATGTTGCCGCCCAGTATTTTTTGGAGACGATCCTTTTTTTCGGCGACAGCGGCTGGAGCTCGCTGGAGCTGTCGATCTTGGTCATGTACTGCCAGTgtctcgacgagctgcagtCCAACGACGAATTTGTCATTGTGGCCCTCAAGCTGCTCACCAAGGCCTGCGCGGCCGAGAGGGAGCGGCTGGAGGAAAGGTCGGCCTTGCGGAGGCGGCCTGCAAACACTTCGCACCCAGACTTGTCTCCGATACAGACCATTACAAGGAAGCTTTTTGACTGCGCCAAAGAACTGACGGCGGATGTCAAAGTGCCGCTGGCTAGCTTCTTCACCAGCGTACGGCTGTCCGGGGCGCCCCTGTATCAAGAGGGCCGCGACACTTGTTCTCTGTTCATCTCTCTGTACAGCCTGCTGCCGGATACAATCCACATCGACAGTGCCCGGGTGAAGGCGACTTGTCTCGATGGGGGCCCCAGTCGAGAGCTCGTTTTCGAGGGAAGGGGAGATGTGAAGCTGGCGCCGGGGAAGAATAGCATAACCGTGCATTGCAAC TCTGTCGTCCCTAGCACCTACAGGATCAGCCACCTTGGTCTGCAGGCCAGCAAGGTGTATCTGCACTTTGACCGGGACGCGCAGCAAGCTCCGCCGCGGACGGCGGACGTGTTCAAGGACGCAGACGTCAAGATATTCCAGCGCACCGGCGCCCTCGATGTGCGCATTTGGGCCGCGAAGCACATTTGTCTCGACAAGAACAACTCCTTGGAGCTCGAGCTTAGCACCGGGTGGAATACACTAAAAAGCTGCGAGATCCGCGTGCGGCCGGCAACGGGTGGCCTGCGTCTGTTGACGACCGAGGCGAAGTTGGTCACCCCCAGCGTAGACTTTGCAAAGGCACCCGAAGCTggcgccttcttcctcggtCCGTTGGTGGAGGGCGCCACAGTCGTGCTGCAGTTCCCGTACTCTGTCGAACAGGATCTGGCCGACGTGCTGGCCAAGGTAGAGGTCACGTACGTGACCGAGGCGAGTGAGACCTTTTACTTGGCCAAGGCGGTAACGATCCCCGTCTCGCTGGCTCTGGGGGTCAACGTTCAAGACGTGTTCAAACACAAGGCGCTGTTTTCGCGCTTCAACGtatcgacggcgacgtcgagtccACTGCGGCTGCACAAGAGCGAGCTGCTCGATTCGGCGCTCTTTGAATCCTCATTCGGCGTCCCtcccgccaacgccatcacCATTTTCCCCAAGCAGCCGGCCTGTCTTATGTACAGGGTCACCAGAAAGGCTGGTTCCAAGCCTGGAAAGCGGTCGGATCGGGTCATGCATCTCAAACTGCACTACAGGGTCCTGCAGACGGAGGTTGAAGATTTGATCAGGGAATCAGTCGAGGCCGAATTCTCCGAGGCCCCTTTGCTGCAGTACTCGAAGCTGGTTACGAGCCAAGTCATGAGCGAGATCAGGCGGTCTCTGCAAAGCCAGGATCTCGAGAgggcggcgctcctcgacgaagTGACGACGTCATTTCTAGAAGCTGTGCCCTGGGAGAGTCACTTTTACGGACTGGGCGTGATGCCAGGATCAACCGAGGATGCGGCGACAAAGCTCAGTGCCGTCTTGAGAGGTTGGCAGAGCAGGAATCCGCGCATCGCCGTGCCCACCTCGACAGCCGCTGAGCTCTCAACAATACTTATCCCAGTCGAGGTCCCAGGACTGTCGGTGGTGCACACGGCAGATATGCGCCTCCATAGGCCTGCAACAGGTACCTTTGGCGGCATCAACGAGGAGGCGCCGCTTGTCAATGTGAACCAGGCACTGCCAGCAACGCTGCATCTCAAATGGACGCGTGCTTGGGACACGGAGACATCTAAGCGGGCAGACCAGGAGTTTAGCTACGAAGTCAGCGCACCGCCGGACACGTGGATCATtggaggccgccgacggggccaCTTTGTCATACCCGggacgtcgtcatcgtcttcggcgACGGGCTACATGACGTCGACAgccgagacggaggcggaggtTCCCCTCGTCCTGATGGCCCAACGCGAGGGGTGGCTCGCGTACCCGTCGGTCGAGATCCGCGAGATCACGACGGACGCGTCGAGCGGGCAGGAGTCGTCGCAGGCGTGCGAGGTGGACTGGCGGAACCTGGGGGAGACGGTGCGCGTCATCAGCGAGCGGCGGAGCGTGACGGTGAGCCTGGACGCCAgcggggcgggaggcgggccgCTCGTGTTGGAGAGCGAGAGCCTGGACCGAGGGGCGAGAATCGTTGCGTGA
- a CDS encoding Acetylornithine deacetylase (EggNog:ENOG503NUCZ~COG:E~SECRETED:SignalP(1-22~SECRETED:cutsite=VAA-GQ~SECRETED:prob=0.4049)~MEROPS:MER0003798), with protein MRVTTLSPAALLLTLLPLTVAAGQQQQQPLQSQLRPSSSSSQHQQQQYHHQPLDAAATATSTKDSTPPPYRDALLSLHKSLVSIESITGNENGVGRWLVDYLVARGYTAELQFVAPGGGDDGNEKERFNIVAWPPAEEGSDRHEEERGEKLGKRAVVRADPKVVLTSHIDVVPPYIPYSISDEGDAITSRTMIKGRGSVDAKASVAAMITAIDDLLARPSTSSSSTSSSSVRNDVMLLFVVDEEVAGAGMRAFSDSLARMHPPPRPFSAVIFGEPTENKLACGHKGALFCDITARGVAAHSGYPWLGKSANELVVRALARVLDADLGSSDLFGNTTVNVGLLQGGVAGNVIPERALVKIGVRVAVGPQEGGAKHVEEKIRRILDDVDDEAFGFTCSQGYGSVECDCDVPDFDTITVNYGTDVPNLAGNHTRYLYGPGDILVAHGARENLTVGVLEESVEGYKKLILHALDRAQ; from the exons ATGCGGGTCACAacgctctcgcccgccgcgttgctgctgacgctgctgccattaaccgtcgccgccgggcaacagcagcagcagccgctgcagtCCCAACTtcggccctcctcctcatcctcacagcatcagcagcagcagtatcaccaccaaccactcgacgccgccgccaccgccaccagcaccaagGACagcaccccgccgccgtacaGAGACGCGCTGCTCAGCCTGCACAAGTCGCTCGTCTCCATCGAGTCCATCACGGGCAACGAGAACGGCGTCGGCCGCTGGCTCGTCGACTACCTCGTCGCGCGTGGCTACACCGCCGAGCTGCAGTTTGTGGCGCCCgggggtggtgatgacggcaaCGAAAAGGAGCGCTTCAACATCGTcgcctggccgcccgcggaggaggggagtGATCGCCatgaggaggagaggggggagaaGTTGGGAAAGCGTGCCGTTGTGCGCGCGGATCCCAAGGTCGTCTTGACGAGTCACATCGACGTCGTGCCGCCATACATTCCCTACTCCATctccgacgagggcgacgccatcaccTCGCGCACCATGATCAAGGGCCGCGGCTCCGTCGACGCCAAGGCCTCTGTCGCGGCCATGATTaccgccatcgacgacctcctcgcccgtccttccacctcttcctcttctACTTCGTCTTCCTCTGTTCGCAACGACGTCATgctcctcttcgtcgtcgacgaagaggtcgccggcgccgggatGCGCGCCTTCTCCGACTCCCTCGCGCGCATGCACCCGCCCCCGCGGCCCTTCTCCGCCGTCATCTTCGGCGAGCCGACCGAGAACAAGCTCGCCTGCGGCCACAAGGGCGCCCTGTTCTGCGACAtcaccgcccgcggcgtcgccgcccacagCGGGTACCCCTGGCTCGGCAAGTCGGCCAacgagctcgtcgtgcgcgccctcgcccgcgtcctcgacgcagACCTCGGCAGCTCGGACCTGTTTGGCAACACGACCGTCAACGTCGGCCTCttgcagggcggcgtcgcgggcaaTGTGATTCCCGAGCGGGCGTTGGTCAAGATTGGCGTGCGCGTCGCGGTTGGCCCGCAGGAGGGGGGCGCTAAGCACGTCGAGGAGAAGATTCGGCGCATCCTCGATGACGTTGATGACGAGGCCTTTGGGTTCACGTGCAGTCAGGGATACGGTTCCGTCGAGTGCGACTGCGACGTGCCCG ACTTTGACACCATCACCGTCAACTACGGCACCGACGTGCCCAACTTGGCGGGCAACCACACGCGCTACCTCTACGGCCCCGgcgacatcctcgtcgcccacggcgcgcgcgagaaCCTGACggtcggcgtcctcgaggagtCAGTCGAGGGGTACAAGAAGCTCATCCTGCACGCGCTGGACCGCGCGCAATGA
- a CDS encoding uncharacterized protein (EggNog:ENOG503P7NV) — MGSPASALLFHAAAGVAAVSAAHHAHRGVAELYPAWRARLVGVNNDGRAAARAARTGWDYMMVGYALTVLLNVKWARAGGPRGWEEGAALAALALGGLREGWVCARAGEALPLVAFWGVPALGVLATALS, encoded by the exons ATGGGGTCCCCAGCCTCCGCCCTGCTGTtccacgccgcggccggcgtcgcggccgtgagCGCCGCGCACCACGCGCACCGGGGCGTCGCGGAGCTGTACCCGGCGTGGAGggcgcggctcgtcggggtcaacaacgacgggcgggcggcggcgcgggcggcgcgcacggggTGGGATTACATGATGGTCGGGTACGCGCTGACGG TGCTCCTCAACGTCAAGTGGGctcgcgcgggcggcccgcgcgggtgggaagagggcgccgcgctggcggccctggcgctgggcgggctgcgcgaGGGGTGGGtgtgcgcgcgggcgggcgaggcgctcccGCTGGTGGCATTCTGGGGCGTGCCGGCGCTGGGTGTGCTTGCTACGGCTCTGAGCTGA
- a CDS encoding uncharacterized protein (COG:K~EggNog:ENOG503NXAH): MTPQSHTIAREEGHDDRHADNKEPSPDLSLRLGRVDTTGHGSDAAPPSSVSETPIRILGVQYVGDADNSGRGHDDDNDCAGGYEATEYHQQQQVPCDAGRGHKAGSSAAAPKPHAQDASDHGRHEDMGASDEAPRASNMNPAGEHTTDPAKTCHRCGRARTPQWRNGPDGYGTLCNVCGLLFSKRQGKVLDA; the protein is encoded by the exons ATGACACCGCAGTCGCACACAATAGCACGGGAAGAGGGTCACGACGACAGGCACGCGGACAACAAAGAACCGTCTCCGGACCTTAGCCTCCGGCTCGGCAGAGTCGACACG ACTGGTCACGGATCCGAtgcggcgcctccgtcgaGCGTCTCCGAAACACCGATACGCATCTTGGGGGTGCAGTAtgtgggcgacgccgacaacAGCGGTAgaggccacgacgacgacaacgactgCGCCGGCGGATACGAAGCTACGGAGtatcaccagcagcagcaagtgCCGTGCGACGCGGGGCGAGGGCACAAAGCCGgctcttctgctgctgcacctAAACCTCACGCCCAAGACGCATCGGACCATGGTCGACATGAGGACATGGGCGCATCCGACGAAGCTCCGCGTGCCAGCAACATGAAccccgccggcgagcacACGACCGACCCGGCAAAGACGTGTCACAGGTGCGGGCGCGCCAGGACGCCGCAGTGGCGCAACGGGCCCGACGGCTACGGCACGCTCTGCAACGTCTGCGGTCTGCTATTCTCCAAAAGGCAGGGCAAGGTCCTGGATGCCTAA
- a CDS encoding Chitosanase (EggNog:ENOG503P0XT~CAZy:GH75~SECRETED:SignalP(1-18~SECRETED:cutsite=ASA-YQ~SECRETED:prob=0.8923)~COG:G): MRTSTLSALAALGAVASAYQLPANLKKIYDSHKAGTCSKKLSSAFSGGAVYCGDLPNAIFLKGKAGNYDNLDIDCDGANNAAGECANDPSGQGHTSFKSEVKKYGIPDLDANLHPYVVFGNEEHSPSFNPQSHGMEPLSVMAVVCNNQVFYGIWGDTNGGTSTGEASLALGKLCFPNEGLNGDNGHDAKDVLYIGFAGSGAVPGKSGANWKAKKTADFEASIKALGDKLVASLPA; encoded by the exons ATGCGCACCTCAACTCTGTCCGCTCTCGCAGCCCTTGGCGCTGTTGCTTCAGCTTATCAGCTGCCGGCCAACCTCAAGAAAATCTACGACAGCCACAAG GCCGGTACCTGCTCCAAGAAGCTGTCCTCTGCCTtctctggcggcgccgtctacTGCGGAGACCTCCCGAATGCCATCTtcctcaagggcaaggctgGCAACTATGACAACCTCGACATTGactgcgacggcgccaacaacgcggccggcgagtGCGCCAATGACCCCAGTGGACAGGGCCATACCTCCTTCAAGAGCGAGGTGAAGAAGTACGGCATCCCTGATCTGGATGCGAACCTCCACCCGtacgtcgtcttcggcaaCGAGGAGCACAGCCCGTCGTTCAACCCCCAGTCACACGGCATGGAGCCTCTGAGCGTCATGGCTGTTGTCTGCAACAACCAGGTG TTTTACGGCATCTGGGGCGACACCAATGGTGGGACCTCTACCGGTGAAGCGTCTCTCGCCCTTGGCAAACTGTGCTTCCCCAACGAGGGCCTCAACGGGGACAATGGGCATGACGCCAAAGATGTGCTGTACATTGGTTTCGCCGGCAGCGGAGCGGTGCCTGGCAAGAGTGGCGCCAACTGGAAagccaagaagacggccgactTCGAGGCCAGCATCAAGGCTCTCGGCGACAAGCTCGTTGCAAGCCTGCCGGCCTAG
- the MRI1 gene encoding S-methyl-5-thioribose-1-phosphate isomerase (COG:J~EggNog:ENOG503NVZ3) has translation MSLQAVRYSRGKLEVLDQLRLPHEFHYDAVTTRKDAFDSIASMRVRGAPAIAIVASLGLAVELHNAGPGVPGAASAADAVAHIDDALDYLKTSRPTAVDLSNAIDRLKTCTREAAAASSSSSPDDIVRAFVDEAEAIFERDLQTNLAIGEHGAEWLRAQGSAAAAGGSSNDKTMSVLTHCNTGSLATSGHGTALGIIRTLRDKKLLRHAFCTETRPYNQGSRLTAFELVYEGIPATLITDSMAAALFRTRGAEANLAAVIVGADRVVRNGDTANKIGTYQLAVLARHHGVRFVVAAPTTSIDLATRTGDGIKIEERKPEELTQVTGAVIRDDGTVDEAAPKVRVATADQRIGVWNPAFDVTPAEYIDAVVTEKGVVERGADGVFDFSHIMPERWAAVVGKEEEEQRANRARLGAKFGTAVRADTGAPGTL, from the coding sequence ATGTCCCTGCAGGCCGTCCGCTACTCGCGCGGCaagctcgaggtgctcgaccagctgcggctgccgcaCGAGTTCCACTacgacgccgtcaccacccGCAAAGACGCCTTCGACAGCATCGCCAGCATGCGTGTGCGCGGCGCCccggccatcgccatcgtcgccagcctcggtctggccgtcgagctgcacaACGCTGGCCCCGGCGTCCCTGGCGCCGCGtcagccgccgacgccgtcgctcacatcgacgacgccctcgactACCTCAAGACGAGCCGCCCgaccgccgtcgacctctCCAACGCCATCGACCGCCTCAAGACGTGCacgcgcgaggccgccgccgccagctcctccagctcaCCAGACGACATCGTGCGCGCCTtcgttgacgaggccgaggccatcttCGAGCGCGACCTGCAGACGAACCTGGCCAttggcgagcacggcgccgagtgGCTGCGCGCCCAGGGTtcggctgccgctgctggcggctcCTCCAACGACAAGACCATGTCCGTCCTGACGCACTGCAACacgggctcgctcgccacgTCGGGCCACGgcaccgccctcggcatcATCCGCACCCTGCGCGACAAGAAGCTCCTCCGCCACGCCTTCTGCACCGAGACGCGCCCCTACAACCAGGGCAGCCGCCTGACGGCCTTTGAGCTCGTCTACGAGGGCATCCCCGCGACCCTCATCACCGActccatggccgcggcgctcttCCGCAcccgtggcgccgaggctaacctcgccgccgtcatcgtcggtgCCGACCGCGTCGTGCGCAACGGCGACACCGCCAACAAGATTGGCACCTaccagctcgccgtcctggcgcgccaccacggcgtgcgctttgtcgtcgccgcgccgaccACGAGCATCGACCTCGCGACGCGgaccggcgacggcatcaagATTGAGGAGCGCAAGCCCGAGGAGCTGACGCAGGTCACGGGCGCCGTGATCCgtgacgacggcaccgtcgatgaggcggcgcccaaggtgcgcgtggcgacggccgaTCAGCGCATCGGCGTGTGGAACCCGGCCTTTGACGTGACGCCCGCCGAGTACATTGATGCTGTCGTGACGGAAAAGGGTGTCGTGGAGAGGGGCGCAGACGGCGTCTTTGACTTTTCGCACATTATGCCGGAGCGGTGGGCAGCCGTCGTaggcaaggaggaggaggagcaacGAGCGAACCGCGCACGCCTGGGGGCCAAGTTTGGGACGGCCGTGCGGGCGGACACGGGGGCTCCCGGCACTTTATGA